The DNA segment TTGGAGGACTTGAGCCGGGAACTGAAATTGAGTACATATCTGGTATGGGCCGGGGTAAGGAGCGACATGACTTCTGTGTTTAATTCTATGGATATCCTTTGCTCCGCTTCTTATGCGGGGGGCTTTCAGGACGTAATAGGGGAAGCCATGGCATGCGGCGTCCCCTGTGTAGTGACGGATGTGGGGGATTCCGCGAAGATAGTGGGCGATACTGGAATCGTGGTGCCTCACGACAAACCCGAAATGCTCGCGAGGGGGATCTTGACTATGATCGATAGACTTCCGGAGATCGAGCCTCAAGACATACGTGCCAGAATAATGGAAAATTTCACTGTCGTAAGAATGGTCGATCAAACTGAAACGGCTCTTCGGGATTTGTTAGATGGGGCATAGAGCCGGATCTCTTGAAATCCGAACGGAAATAATATGGCAGCTCCGTCCGCTGAAGACAACTCGTTCAAAAGGCTCCTCGCGTGGTTCGGCTCCACGAGGGCGGGGGCGTGGACTATGATAAATGTTGCGTCCCACATCGATAGATGGCTGATAAGAGCATCGGGCGGTCGGCTTAACATGACGTTCGCCTGGCCGTGCTTGCTGCTGACCACTAAGGGAGCAAAGACCGGAAGGCCGAGGACGATGCCCCTCCTTTATTTCCGGGACGGAGATAACATCGTGATTATCGCGTCCAAGGGCGGAAACCTCCGCCATCCGGCCTGGTATCTGAATCTACGTGCCAATCCCGAAGTAGAAATCTTCGTAGACGGGAAATCGGGCCGGTACATCGCAAGGGACGCTATCGGAGAGGAGCGCGAGAGGCTCTGGAACAAGACCCTCGGGGTCTACTCGGGTTACGAGAAATATCAGAGAAGGGCAGGGGGGAGGGAGATTCCGGTCGTGGTGCTTGAACCTCAGTATCGCTGATAGAGCGTGCTGATTTAACCCCCGGTCACTTCTCCGGCAGGGTCGAGACGAAGTCCACGCACCTGTCGACCCACACTTTCAAATCCACGTCCTCCTTGTAGCCAGCGGGCTCGACATAGACGTACCCCTTCATCGGCTTCCCAGTGAAGTCCATAGGCCGCACGTTAGGCTGTGACAGCGAGGCCTCGTACTGGGCGGGTCCCACCCTGGCCATGAGCAGGTCGCCCAAGACGCCCAAGCACATGTTGCCGTTCAGCATGAATGCTATGCCCCCGAACATTTTCCTTTCTTTGAATTGACCGCTTCTGTTGATAATCTCCCGTATCCTGCCGGCTAGTTTTTCGTCGTATGCCATGAGCTGACCTCCGGAATCGATGCTAGGGGTTTAATTGTACACGGTTCTTCGGCGGTTTTTCCCCCAGAATCCTGCTTTTAGGGACCGCGCCGGACTTTCGGTTTATGAGATTTTGCATACGGTTGAGGGGGATGGGCTTCGAAGCTCGCGCATGTATTTACAAGATTTATAGTTGTAAATACATACCCGTTTATCCATCGTTGTTTTTCACGCTTAGTACCGTGTTTGCTGCGTCGGTTTATAACTTCCTTCATTAAGGACTAGGAGCTAACATCCTGTCTTTTCTTGACAATCCGGATGCCGCCCGATAATAACAATAATGATTATCATTATCAATATTAACGAACTGCTTCCCGATCCCCGAATATGGGGGAGGGGCCTTATATGCAATCAAAAAATCCGCCCGTGAACTTGCTCATCGGGCGCTGAAGGTGGAGGGGATTATGAGTATGTCGATTTGCCGTATAGCCGCACTGATGGCTGTCTCTTTATGGGTTTGCCAGGCGTTTCCCGCTATAGCGGATGAGTTGGAGTCTCTCTCGGGGTATCGGGTCTCCGATGCGGCCCCGACAGAGCCCGCTACATCGGATACCGGCGATAAAACCGGGTCAAACGGGTCTGAAGAAACCTCAGGCGAAGTACAACTCCCCGAAGTTACAGTCTCTGGCCAAAAAGAGGACGCCGGAGAAACAGAAGGTTATATAACTGAGGATGCAACGACCGCTACAAAAACAGATATGCCTATCTTCGATACACCTGTGTCGATTCAGGTAGTGCCTCAGGATGTGCTTCAAGACCAGCAGGCGATACGCGTGCGTGATGCCGTGAAAAATGTAAGCGGCGTATACGTGAGACCTGCGGGCGGCGATAATTTTGAGGACTTCTTCGTGCGGGGATTCCCTCTCAATTTCCAAATTTTCCGGGACGGTTTCAGGACGCGAGGCTTTAACTTGAATCTGTCCTCAGTCGAGAGGGTGGAGGTTCTCAAAGGACCCGCGGCTGTGCTCTACGGCAGAGTGGAGCCGGGGGGGCTTATCAATCTGATAAGCAAAGAGCCGCTCCCTGTCGCCCACTACTCGGTCGAGCAACAGTTTGGCTCCTATGAACTCTTCCGAACTACGGCTGACCTGACGGGACCGCTTTTGAAGGAAAACGCATTGCTCTACCGTTTCAACTTCAATTACGAGAACTCGGAGTCATTCAGAGATTTCGTGGATTCTGAGGAATTTTATATCGCGCCGACGCTTGTCTGGAATATCGGTGACAGTACTTATTTGCGATTCAGCCTTGAATACCTGAACGGTCATAGCGTTCCTGACCGCGGCCTGATCGCCCTCGGCGACCGTCCGGCTCCACTACCGATAAGCCGGTACTTGGGCGAGCCGTTCAATGGTGAAAAATTGGAAGACTTGCTCCTGACCTTTCTCGGAAAGCATGATTTTAATGAGAACTGGACGCTCCGCCTCCGCTTCAGCTTTGAGAAACCGGAGAACCACCCTGTTGAAGTTTTCCCCACTGACTTTTTTCTCGAAGACGGCCAGAGCGTTGAGAGGTTCTTTTTCGAAGAAGTCGATGACGGACGATTTTATTACGCCACCGCCGAGCTAGTCGGACGGTTTAATACGTGGTGCATCCGGCACAATGTACTCTTCGGCGTCGAGTACTATGACAACGATATAGATTTCAAATTCGCATTTACGGATT comes from the Thermodesulfobacteriota bacterium genome and includes:
- a CDS encoding nitroreductase family deazaflavin-dependent oxidoreductase, which produces MAAPSAEDNSFKRLLAWFGSTRAGAWTMINVASHIDRWLIRASGGRLNMTFAWPCLLLTTKGAKTGRPRTMPLLYFRDGDNIVIIASKGGNLRHPAWYLNLRANPEVEIFVDGKSGRYIARDAIGEERERLWNKTLGVYSGYEKYQRRAGGREIPVVVLEPQYR
- a CDS encoding TfoX/Sxy family protein, which translates into the protein MAYDEKLAGRIREIINRSGQFKERKMFGGIAFMLNGNMCLGVLGDLLMARVGPAQYEASLSQPNVRPMDFTGKPMKGYVYVEPAGYKEDVDLKVWVDRCVDFVSTLPEK
- a CDS encoding TonB-dependent siderophore receptor, whose protein sequence is MSMSICRIAALMAVSLWVCQAFPAIADELESLSGYRVSDAAPTEPATSDTGDKTGSNGSEETSGEVQLPEVTVSGQKEDAGETEGYITEDATTATKTDMPIFDTPVSIQVVPQDVLQDQQAIRVRDAVKNVSGVYVRPAGGDNFEDFFVRGFPLNFQIFRDGFRTRGFNLNLSSVERVEVLKGPAAVLYGRVEPGGLINLISKEPLPVAHYSVEQQFGSYELFRTTADLTGPLLKENALLYRFNFNYENSESFRDFVDSEEFYIAPTLVWNIGDSTYLRFSLEYLNGHSVPDRGLIALGDRPAPLPISRYLGEPFNGEKLEDLLLTFLGKHDFNENWTLRLRFSFEKPENHPVEVFPTDFFLEDGQSVERFFFEEVDDGRFYYATAELVGRFNTWCIRHNVLFGVEYYDNDIDFKFAFTDFPPINIYDPVYGAPRPDVTLAPGDRGLKWYGVYAQDQVYILENLILLAGIRYDYTESFFNCCGEDAVKVKDKPDDWSPRVGLLWQPMPWLSLYGNYTDSFSATDVFNNSFSGEPLEPETATQYEAGMKAEFFESRLMGTLAFYRLTKKNILTDDPEHPGFLLNIGEARSQGIELDVTGNITPAVSVIASYAYTDTEILEDNTGNEGNRLPGVPENGGSVFGKYEFLTGVLRGLSLGSGVFFVGEREGDAANSFEVPSYTRIDLLGSYRYSIKKFGGIDITAQINIENLFDERYFLGAQDRSSILPGAPRTVLAAVGVEF